The following coding sequences are from one Lolium rigidum isolate FL_2022 chromosome 6, APGP_CSIRO_Lrig_0.1, whole genome shotgun sequence window:
- the LOC124662400 gene encoding uncharacterized protein LOC124662400 isoform X1, which produces MACSCCSKRPRPMIAKFVPLLLVLFVASCSWSASADRSSGGRGNGTQTTQFRSGDELRAYRRILARMDRLKKASVKTIQSPDGDVIHCVPAHQQPAFDHPKMRGQKPEVRDAPEERPKMSADAAEEEPVFTQAWSDGGESCPSGTVPIRRTTERDLQRYSSSGSLRRYGMKPRASVVRRDSTSDGHEHAVGYVTGDQFYGAKASLNVWPAKVASAAEFSLSQIWVISGTFGNDLNTIEAGWQVSPELYGDNSPRFFTYWTSDAYQATGCYNLHCSGFIQTNNRIAIGAAITPASAYNGRQFDISLLLWKDPRRGHWWLQLGSGPLVGYWPSRLFTHLGSHANMVQFGGEVVNTRPSGSHTPTQMGSGHFPREGFNRAAYFRNVQVVDWDNNLIPARDLRLVADHPACYGIQGGYNRAWGNYFYYGGPGRNVRCP; this is translated from the exons ATGGCGTGTAGCTGCTGTAGCAAGAGGCCCAGACCAATGATTGCCAAGTTTGTCCCCTTGCTGCTGGTGCTGTTCGTCGCTTCGTGTTCATGGTCAGCGTCGGCGgacaggagcagcggcggcaggggcAACGGCACGCAGACCACGCAGTTCCGTTCCGGGGACGAGCTGCGGGCGTACCGGAGGATCCTAGCCAGGATGGACAGGTTGAAGAAGGCGTCCGTCAAGACGATTCAG AGCCCCGACGGCGACGTCATCCACTGCGTGCCGGCTCACCAGCAGCCGGCGTTCGACCACCCGAAGATGAGAGGACAGAAGCCCGAGGTACGTGATGCA ccggaggagagGCCCAAGATGAGCGCCGACGCCGCCGAGGAGGAACCGGTGTTCACGCAGGCGTGGAGCGACGGCGGCGAGTCGTGCCCCAGCGGGACGGTCCCGATACGGCGGACCACGGAGCGCGACCTGCAGCGGTACTCCAGCTCCGGCTCGCTCCGGCGGTACGGGATGAAGCCGCGCGCCAGCGTCGTGCGCCGCGACTCCACCAGCGACGGCCACGAG caCGCGGTGGGGTACGTGACCGGGGATCAGTTCTACGGGGCGAAGGCGAGCCTGAACGTGTGGCCGGCGAAAGTGGCGTCGGCGGCGGAGTTCAGCCTCTCCCAGATCTGGGTCATCTCCGGCACCTTCGGCAACGACCTCAACACCATCGAAGCCGGATGGCAG GTGAGCCCTGAGCTGTATGGAGACAACAGCCCACGAttcttcacgtactggacg AGCGACGCGTACCAGGCGACGGGGTGCTACAACCTGCACTGCTCGGGGTTCATCCAGACgaacaaccgcatcgccatcggcGCCGCCATCACGCCGGCGTCGGCCTACAACGGGCGGCAGTTCGACATCAGCCTGCTGCTGTGGAAGGACCCGCGGCGGGGCCACTGGTGGCTGCAGCTGGGGTCGGGCCCGCTGGTGGGGTACTGGCCGTCGCGGCTCTTCACCCACCTCGGCAGccacgccaacatggtgcagttCGGCGGCGAGGTGGTCAACACGCGGCCGTCGGGGTCGCACACGCCCACGCAGATGGGGAGCGGCCACTTCCCCCGGGAGGGCTTCAACCGCGCCGCCTACTTCCGCAACGTGCAGGTGGTGGACTGGGACAACAACCTCATCCCGGCCAGGGACCTCCGGCTCGTCGCCGACCACCCGGCCTGCTACGGCATCCAGGGCGGCTACAACCGCGCCTGGGGGAACTACTTCTACTACGGCGGGCCAGGACGGAACGTACGGTGCCCGTAG
- the LOC124662400 gene encoding uncharacterized protein LOC124662400 isoform X3 produces MACSCCSKRPRPMIAKFVPLLLVLFVASCSWSASADRSSGGRGNGTQTTQFRSGDELRAYRRILARMDRLKKASVKTIQSPDGDVIHCVPAHQQPAFDHPKMRGQKPEEPEERPKMSADAAEEEPVFTQAWSDGGESCPSGTVPIRRTTERDLQRYSSSGSLRRYGMKPRASVVRRDSTSDGHEHAVGYVTGDQFYGAKASLNVWPAKVASAAEFSLSQIWVISGTFGNDLNTIEAGWQVSPELYGDNSPRFFTYWTSDAYQATGCYNLHCSGFIQTNNRIAIGAAITPASAYNGRQFDISLLLWKDPRRGHWWLQLGSGPLVGYWPSRLFTHLGSHANMVQFGGEVVNTRPSGSHTPTQMGSGHFPREGFNRAAYFRNVQVVDWDNNLIPARDLRLVADHPACYGIQGGYNRAWGNYFYYGGPGRNVRCP; encoded by the exons ATGGCGTGTAGCTGCTGTAGCAAGAGGCCCAGACCAATGATTGCCAAGTTTGTCCCCTTGCTGCTGGTGCTGTTCGTCGCTTCGTGTTCATGGTCAGCGTCGGCGgacaggagcagcggcggcaggggcAACGGCACGCAGACCACGCAGTTCCGTTCCGGGGACGAGCTGCGGGCGTACCGGAGGATCCTAGCCAGGATGGACAGGTTGAAGAAGGCGTCCGTCAAGACGATTCAG AGCCCCGACGGCGACGTCATCCACTGCGTGCCGGCTCACCAGCAGCCGGCGTTCGACCACCCGAAGATGAGAGGACAGAAGCCCGAG gagccggaggagagGCCCAAGATGAGCGCCGACGCCGCCGAGGAGGAACCGGTGTTCACGCAGGCGTGGAGCGACGGCGGCGAGTCGTGCCCCAGCGGGACGGTCCCGATACGGCGGACCACGGAGCGCGACCTGCAGCGGTACTCCAGCTCCGGCTCGCTCCGGCGGTACGGGATGAAGCCGCGCGCCAGCGTCGTGCGCCGCGACTCCACCAGCGACGGCCACGAG caCGCGGTGGGGTACGTGACCGGGGATCAGTTCTACGGGGCGAAGGCGAGCCTGAACGTGTGGCCGGCGAAAGTGGCGTCGGCGGCGGAGTTCAGCCTCTCCCAGATCTGGGTCATCTCCGGCACCTTCGGCAACGACCTCAACACCATCGAAGCCGGATGGCAG GTGAGCCCTGAGCTGTATGGAGACAACAGCCCACGAttcttcacgtactggacg AGCGACGCGTACCAGGCGACGGGGTGCTACAACCTGCACTGCTCGGGGTTCATCCAGACgaacaaccgcatcgccatcggcGCCGCCATCACGCCGGCGTCGGCCTACAACGGGCGGCAGTTCGACATCAGCCTGCTGCTGTGGAAGGACCCGCGGCGGGGCCACTGGTGGCTGCAGCTGGGGTCGGGCCCGCTGGTGGGGTACTGGCCGTCGCGGCTCTTCACCCACCTCGGCAGccacgccaacatggtgcagttCGGCGGCGAGGTGGTCAACACGCGGCCGTCGGGGTCGCACACGCCCACGCAGATGGGGAGCGGCCACTTCCCCCGGGAGGGCTTCAACCGCGCCGCCTACTTCCGCAACGTGCAGGTGGTGGACTGGGACAACAACCTCATCCCGGCCAGGGACCTCCGGCTCGTCGCCGACCACCCGGCCTGCTACGGCATCCAGGGCGGCTACAACCGCGCCTGGGGGAACTACTTCTACTACGGCGGGCCAGGACGGAACGTACGGTGCCCGTAG
- the LOC124662400 gene encoding uncharacterized protein LOC124662400 isoform X2, with the protein MACSCCSKRPRPMIAKFVPLLLVLFVASCSWSASADRSSGGRGNGTQTTQFRSGDELRAYRRILARMDRLKKASVKTIQSPDGDVIHCVPAHQQPAFDHPKMRGQKPEEEPEERPKMSADAAEEEPVFTQAWSDGGESCPSGTVPIRRTTERDLQRYSSSGSLRRYGMKPRASVVRRDSTSDGHEHAVGYVTGDQFYGAKASLNVWPAKVASAAEFSLSQIWVISGTFGNDLNTIEAGWQVSPELYGDNSPRFFTYWTSDAYQATGCYNLHCSGFIQTNNRIAIGAAITPASAYNGRQFDISLLLWKDPRRGHWWLQLGSGPLVGYWPSRLFTHLGSHANMVQFGGEVVNTRPSGSHTPTQMGSGHFPREGFNRAAYFRNVQVVDWDNNLIPARDLRLVADHPACYGIQGGYNRAWGNYFYYGGPGRNVRCP; encoded by the exons ATGGCGTGTAGCTGCTGTAGCAAGAGGCCCAGACCAATGATTGCCAAGTTTGTCCCCTTGCTGCTGGTGCTGTTCGTCGCTTCGTGTTCATGGTCAGCGTCGGCGgacaggagcagcggcggcaggggcAACGGCACGCAGACCACGCAGTTCCGTTCCGGGGACGAGCTGCGGGCGTACCGGAGGATCCTAGCCAGGATGGACAGGTTGAAGAAGGCGTCCGTCAAGACGATTCAG AGCCCCGACGGCGACGTCATCCACTGCGTGCCGGCTCACCAGCAGCCGGCGTTCGACCACCCGAAGATGAGAGGACAGAAGCCCGAG gaggagccggaggagagGCCCAAGATGAGCGCCGACGCCGCCGAGGAGGAACCGGTGTTCACGCAGGCGTGGAGCGACGGCGGCGAGTCGTGCCCCAGCGGGACGGTCCCGATACGGCGGACCACGGAGCGCGACCTGCAGCGGTACTCCAGCTCCGGCTCGCTCCGGCGGTACGGGATGAAGCCGCGCGCCAGCGTCGTGCGCCGCGACTCCACCAGCGACGGCCACGAG caCGCGGTGGGGTACGTGACCGGGGATCAGTTCTACGGGGCGAAGGCGAGCCTGAACGTGTGGCCGGCGAAAGTGGCGTCGGCGGCGGAGTTCAGCCTCTCCCAGATCTGGGTCATCTCCGGCACCTTCGGCAACGACCTCAACACCATCGAAGCCGGATGGCAG GTGAGCCCTGAGCTGTATGGAGACAACAGCCCACGAttcttcacgtactggacg AGCGACGCGTACCAGGCGACGGGGTGCTACAACCTGCACTGCTCGGGGTTCATCCAGACgaacaaccgcatcgccatcggcGCCGCCATCACGCCGGCGTCGGCCTACAACGGGCGGCAGTTCGACATCAGCCTGCTGCTGTGGAAGGACCCGCGGCGGGGCCACTGGTGGCTGCAGCTGGGGTCGGGCCCGCTGGTGGGGTACTGGCCGTCGCGGCTCTTCACCCACCTCGGCAGccacgccaacatggtgcagttCGGCGGCGAGGTGGTCAACACGCGGCCGTCGGGGTCGCACACGCCCACGCAGATGGGGAGCGGCCACTTCCCCCGGGAGGGCTTCAACCGCGCCGCCTACTTCCGCAACGTGCAGGTGGTGGACTGGGACAACAACCTCATCCCGGCCAGGGACCTCCGGCTCGTCGCCGACCACCCGGCCTGCTACGGCATCCAGGGCGGCTACAACCGCGCCTGGGGGAACTACTTCTACTACGGCGGGCCAGGACGGAACGTACGGTGCCCGTAG